From a region of the Nitrospira sp. genome:
- a CDS encoding tRNA (adenine-N1)-methyltransferase: protein MSALSSGERIHLVDEKRRQYALTLKAGETYQFSGQKIAHDALIGRPDGSIVTLSGGKKMVAIRPTFGDYVLKMPRGAQVLYPKDLAIIPMWADIYPGARVFEAGTGSGALTMALLRAVGPGGLVVTYEVREDFAQTALTNITRSMNPANLVTFRKNAYEGIDLLDDEVPFDRVVLDLPEPWQVVPHAAKALRSGGIYLSFVPTVPQVMKTVEALERETVFGMIETFETLLRTWSVQGRSVRPDHRMVAHSGFITVARKVEPGLLGSRAEREAALDDDSRDMPDAAEEERSR from the coding sequence ATGTCAGCATTATCTAGTGGCGAACGTATCCATCTCGTCGATGAAAAGCGGCGACAGTATGCCCTCACGCTGAAAGCGGGAGAGACGTACCAATTCAGCGGGCAGAAAATTGCGCATGATGCACTGATCGGCCGTCCCGACGGATCCATCGTGACGCTCTCGGGCGGCAAAAAGATGGTGGCGATCCGGCCGACCTTCGGAGATTATGTGCTCAAGATGCCCCGAGGGGCACAGGTCCTTTATCCAAAGGATCTCGCGATCATTCCGATGTGGGCAGATATCTATCCGGGGGCTCGAGTGTTCGAGGCCGGAACTGGATCAGGCGCATTGACCATGGCGTTGTTGCGCGCGGTTGGGCCCGGCGGTTTGGTGGTGACGTATGAAGTCCGGGAAGACTTTGCGCAGACAGCTCTGACAAACATTACCCGTTCCATGAATCCAGCCAATCTGGTCACTTTCAGGAAAAACGCCTATGAGGGCATCGATTTGCTCGACGACGAGGTGCCGTTTGATCGTGTCGTGCTCGATCTGCCGGAACCGTGGCAGGTCGTTCCTCATGCGGCCAAGGCGCTTCGATCCGGCGGGATCTATTTGAGTTTTGTCCCCACCGTGCCCCAGGTCATGAAGACCGTCGAAGCGCTCGAACGAGAGACGGTGTTCGGCATGATCGAAACATTTGAGACGTTATTACGAACCTGGTCCGTGCAAGGCAGGAGTGTGAGGCCTGATCATCGCATGGTCGCTCATTCTGGGTTCATCACCGTGGCTCGAAAAGTGGAGCCAGGGCTGCTCGGTTCAAGGGCTGAGCGAGAAGCTGCCCTCGATGACGACTCGAGAGACATGCCTGATGCAGCAGAAGAGGAGCGGAGCCGATGA
- a CDS encoding OmpA family protein — translation MNRVVIKSGAVVMMGLVLLSAQGCNTKWLQSDGEGGSGSASSKVPSISGGGSSGELSGFSRNPSEERLAQGGYSTAMNPSGLTARQRAELTKEEKAAVEAGLQDVFFGYDQWGLSEVGMEALNHDAAYLKDHPGAVLKIEGHCDERGTSDYNVVLGDKRAKAARSYLTEAGVSSKQVMIVSYGKERPFCFERDESCYQQNRRGHMLLSTKK, via the coding sequence ATGAACAGAGTAGTCATCAAGTCTGGAGCTGTCGTGATGATGGGACTGGTGTTGTTATCAGCCCAAGGCTGTAATACGAAATGGCTCCAGTCGGACGGTGAAGGTGGATCAGGCAGCGCGAGTTCAAAGGTCCCGAGCATTTCAGGTGGAGGGTCAAGCGGGGAGTTGAGCGGATTTTCACGTAATCCGTCTGAGGAACGTCTTGCGCAAGGGGGGTACTCCACGGCGATGAATCCGTCGGGGCTCACCGCTCGCCAGCGCGCCGAACTCACGAAAGAAGAAAAAGCTGCGGTGGAGGCGGGTTTGCAGGACGTGTTCTTTGGTTATGACCAATGGGGCTTATCTGAGGTCGGAATGGAAGCGCTCAACCACGATGCCGCGTATCTGAAGGATCATCCAGGAGCGGTGTTGAAGATTGAAGGGCATTGCGACGAGCGAGGCACCAGTGACTACAACGTCGTATTAGGCGATAAGCGCGCGAAAGCCGCTCGAAGCTATCTTACCGAAGCCGGGGTGAGTTCGAAGCAGGTGATGATCGTGTCATACGGTAAAGAACGTCCCTTTTGCTTTGAACGGGACGAATCCTGCTATCAGCAAAACCGACGTGGCCACATGCTTCTGTCAACCAAGAAGTAG
- the lipB gene encoding lipoyl(octanoyl) transferase LipB, whose product MTNPNITTSPAFDSLHFPPGSVRIFPKPMPYLTAWQLQSRLHEERVLDLRPDTVLILEHPAVYTLGRRTKPSHWGGNEAALCGNGAELHYVNRGGSVTYHGPGQIVVYPILKLAGIATGPRQLVWLLEEVIIRLLGRWNITGSRIAGKPGVWVMTPEPQKIAFLGVRIEQGVTLHGFALNVDLDLTPFLRIHPCGFPDCRVTSMVAARNATVSVDAVKQELAQTFAAVFARNWSAVA is encoded by the coding sequence GTGACCAATCCGAATATCACCACGTCTCCGGCTTTCGACTCTCTCCATTTTCCTCCCGGATCGGTCCGCATATTTCCCAAGCCGATGCCCTATCTCACAGCGTGGCAATTACAGTCTCGCTTGCATGAGGAACGTGTCCTCGATCTTCGACCGGATACCGTCTTGATTCTTGAACATCCGGCCGTCTATACGCTGGGACGAAGGACGAAACCATCGCATTGGGGAGGGAATGAAGCTGCCTTGTGCGGGAACGGAGCGGAACTGCACTACGTGAACCGCGGAGGATCAGTAACCTATCACGGTCCAGGACAGATCGTGGTGTATCCCATCCTTAAGCTTGCTGGAATCGCGACCGGGCCTAGGCAGTTGGTCTGGCTATTGGAAGAAGTGATCATTCGATTGCTTGGCCGCTGGAACATTACCGGTTCTCGCATTGCCGGCAAACCGGGTGTGTGGGTGATGACGCCTGAACCACAGAAAATCGCCTTTCTCGGTGTACGAATCGAACAAGGCGTGACCTTACATGGATTTGCTCTCAACGTGGATTTAGATTTGACGCCTTTCCTTCGGATTCATCCATGCGGGTTTCCCGATTGCCGTGTGACATCCATGGTGGCGGCGCGCAACGCAACGGTCTCCGTGGACGCAGTCAAGCAGGAACTCGCTCAAACCTTTGCGGCGGTGTTTGCACGAAATTGGTCCGCGGTGGCTTGA
- a CDS encoding shikimate dehydrogenase, with amino-acid sequence MDIDAQTKFCGVIGNPVGHSLSPAIHNAAFRKVGLNFVYLAWQVDTIGEAIKGLRALGNFRGASVTIPHKVAAMPFLDHVEKTARRIGAINTIVAEKGKLFGYNTDATGSLQALMKGGVELRDRHIVILGSGGAARAIAFALAAESYAEKLTLLGVDGRERATLAQDVRSQEVVAVEDGHLDETALRRVLPDAHVLIHCTPVGMSPKVDATCVPASLLHAGLAVMDIVYNPLETRLLKDAKRAGCKTIPGLEMFLNQAVAQFELWTNQSAPVDVMRTVLESHFQ; translated from the coding sequence ATGGATATAGACGCTCAGACGAAGTTTTGCGGGGTGATCGGCAATCCGGTTGGACATTCGCTGTCGCCCGCCATTCACAACGCGGCGTTCCGCAAAGTGGGACTCAATTTCGTCTATCTGGCCTGGCAAGTGGACACGATCGGCGAAGCCATCAAGGGACTTCGTGCACTGGGAAACTTTCGCGGGGCAAGCGTGACGATTCCTCACAAGGTCGCGGCAATGCCGTTTCTCGATCATGTCGAGAAGACGGCGCGGCGAATTGGAGCGATTAACACGATCGTCGCCGAAAAGGGCAAGCTCTTTGGATATAACACGGACGCGACCGGATCTCTGCAGGCGCTGATGAAAGGAGGGGTCGAACTAAGAGATCGTCACATCGTCATCTTGGGTTCCGGCGGTGCAGCACGAGCCATTGCCTTTGCACTGGCTGCCGAATCATATGCGGAAAAGTTGACGTTGCTGGGAGTCGACGGCCGTGAACGGGCAACGTTGGCGCAAGATGTTCGCTCTCAGGAGGTGGTTGCGGTTGAGGACGGTCATCTTGATGAAACCGCCCTTCGTCGCGTGCTTCCCGATGCACACGTATTGATTCATTGCACGCCTGTCGGCATGTCTCCGAAAGTCGATGCCACTTGTGTTCCCGCCTCGCTCCTCCACGCGGGCCTTGCGGTTATGGATATTGTCTATAATCCACTGGAGACCAGATTACTCAAGGATGCGAAGCGCGCAGGGTGCAAGACAATCCCCGGGTTGGAGATGTTTCTGAATCAAGCCGTCGCTCAATTCGAGCTCTGGACCAATCAGTCTGCCCCGGTCGATGTCATGCGTACCGTATTGGAATCTCACTTCCAATGA
- a CDS encoding shikimate kinase, translating into MNVVLIGYRGTGKSTVGKLLAARLDRSLLSTDAEIVKSAGHTIPEIVEQHGWEYFRDLESQVCQKVAASDGLVIDTGGGLILRSQNVEILKKTGTLFWLTASVETITGRISRDTQRPSLTGAKSFVDEIQDVLRERIPKYQAAADHVIETDGRSLTQVADEILARL; encoded by the coding sequence ATGAATGTGGTGCTCATTGGGTATCGAGGTACGGGAAAGAGCACCGTCGGAAAGCTCTTGGCGGCTCGTCTGGACCGTAGTCTCCTGTCCACTGACGCAGAGATCGTGAAATCGGCGGGACACACTATCCCAGAGATTGTGGAGCAACATGGGTGGGAGTACTTTCGTGATCTCGAATCTCAGGTCTGTCAGAAGGTGGCTGCCAGTGATGGGCTAGTCATCGACACGGGAGGAGGACTAATCCTTCGATCGCAAAACGTGGAGATCTTGAAAAAGACGGGAACATTGTTCTGGTTGACTGCCTCGGTCGAGACGATAACCGGGCGGATCAGTCGTGATACACAGCGCCCCTCTCTGACCGGAGCCAAATCTTTTGTCGATGAGATCCAGGATGTCCTTCGCGAGCGGATTCCGAAGTATCAAGCTGCTGCCGATCATGTCATTGAAACGGATGGACGATCTCTCACGCAAGTTGCCGATGAGATTCTGGCCCGACTGTAG
- a CDS encoding Slp family lipoprotein, translated as MKICSGLLILSLAMVSACAPSHHVFPPKTTEGVDFHFDFALWHDGSASKKVQLGGRIVRAQSSDDTVIIVVSQLPIVDHPAYGPKDNGENNGEFVIVYQGTIELPNLQPGNRVIVVGVTRPWKVFTVKNLSRSFPVVAAQCLHFWNTQGREISDFPYYEAGYVTLKQETVCANASTP; from the coding sequence GTGAAAATTTGTAGTGGGCTTCTGATCCTATCTTTGGCTATGGTGAGCGCCTGCGCGCCTTCCCATCATGTGTTTCCGCCCAAGACAACGGAAGGCGTGGATTTCCATTTTGATTTTGCCCTGTGGCACGATGGATCGGCATCTAAAAAAGTTCAACTCGGCGGGCGGATTGTGCGTGCTCAATCTTCCGATGACACGGTGATTATCGTCGTCTCTCAGTTGCCCATCGTCGACCATCCGGCCTACGGTCCAAAGGATAATGGGGAAAACAACGGGGAATTTGTCATCGTCTATCAGGGAACAATCGAGCTGCCGAATCTCCAACCGGGCAATCGAGTGATCGTTGTAGGGGTGACTCGTCCGTGGAAAGTCTTCACCGTCAAGAATCTTTCCCGCAGCTTTCCGGTCGTTGCTGCCCAATGTCTTCATTTCTGGAATACACAGGGACGAGAGATCTCAGACTTTCCTTACTACGAAGCAGGATACGTCACCCTCAAGCAAGAAACGGTCTGTGCAAACGCATCAACTCCGTAA
- a CDS encoding nodulation protein NfeD codes for MPRDGRKKRSPCLRGLTAAIVGPGLALCLTLSNSPAHADDIIVATYEGIINPVAAEYLHDALAFAQSSGAHALILKLDTPGGLDTSMRLMIKDITGSPIPVIVFVAPSGGRAASAGVFITIAAHVAAMAPGTNIGAAHPVAMGGGEMDNTMKEKVENDAVAYIKSIAEQRGRNVSWAEDAVRKSLSATEQEALKLKIIDLIAEDIPTLLKYLQGRKIALSHGSITLSGETATLREFPMGTRLEVLKTLSDPNIAYLLMSIGTIGIMAELYSPGAILPGIIGAISLILAFYSLQSLPVNYAGVLLVILGAVFLLLEISVTSYGLLALGGLAAMTLGGLLLIKSDAPFLQVSLSFLLPTVMTIGALIGVIAWTAVKGGRRRPVTGAEGMIGSIGIARTDLNPRGQIALQGEIWEAISQTPIRQGEAAEVMSVEGLTVKVAPAHR; via the coding sequence ATGCCTCGTGATGGTCGGAAAAAGAGAAGTCCGTGTCTCCGTGGCCTCACCGCGGCGATTGTGGGACCGGGGTTGGCACTTTGCCTGACCCTGTCCAATAGTCCCGCCCATGCCGATGACATTATCGTCGCAACCTATGAGGGGATCATTAACCCCGTCGCGGCAGAATACCTGCACGATGCTCTCGCCTTTGCCCAATCGTCCGGTGCGCACGCTCTGATCTTGAAGCTCGACACGCCCGGAGGGTTGGACACCTCCATGCGTCTGATGATCAAAGATATTACCGGCTCACCGATTCCGGTGATCGTGTTCGTCGCTCCCTCGGGAGGCCGTGCCGCCTCTGCAGGAGTCTTCATTACGATAGCGGCCCATGTGGCCGCCATGGCGCCGGGTACCAACATCGGGGCCGCGCACCCGGTCGCAATGGGCGGCGGCGAGATGGACAACACGATGAAGGAGAAAGTGGAAAACGATGCGGTGGCCTACATCAAGAGCATCGCGGAACAGCGTGGACGAAATGTATCATGGGCCGAAGATGCGGTTCGCAAAAGCCTATCGGCCACCGAGCAGGAAGCCCTGAAACTTAAAATCATCGATCTGATCGCCGAGGATATCCCCACGCTGTTGAAATACCTCCAGGGGAGAAAGATTGCGCTTTCCCATGGATCAATCACGTTATCGGGCGAGACCGCTACTCTCCGTGAATTCCCGATGGGTACTCGTTTGGAGGTGCTCAAGACCCTGAGCGACCCCAACATCGCCTATCTCCTGATGTCCATCGGGACGATTGGGATCATGGCGGAACTTTACAGCCCCGGCGCAATCCTTCCCGGTATCATCGGGGCGATCAGTTTGATCCTTGCATTCTATTCGCTCCAATCGCTTCCCGTGAACTATGCAGGCGTTCTCCTTGTGATACTTGGCGCCGTGTTCCTCTTGCTCGAAATCTCCGTCACCAGCTATGGATTACTCGCATTGGGCGGCTTGGCGGCCATGACGTTGGGCGGTCTGTTGCTCATCAAGAGTGATGCGCCTTTTTTGCAGGTGTCCCTGTCGTTTTTGTTGCCGACTGTCATGACGATCGGCGCCCTGATCGGCGTCATTGCGTGGACGGCCGTCAAGGGGGGGCGCCGCAGACCGGTTACAGGTGCTGAAGGGATGATTGGATCGATCGGAATCGCAAGGACGGATCTCAACCCCCGCGGTCAGATTGCCCTGCAAGGTGAGATCTGGGAGGCGATCAGCCAAACTCCGATTCGACAGGGAGAGGCCGCAGAGGTGATGTCGGTTGAGGGACTGACGGTCAAAGTCGCCCCTGCCCACAGGTAA
- a CDS encoding PilZ domain-containing protein — protein sequence MKKLGSLFKSESTEQTPPKTLPEERRIQPRFTAQFRSTFSGQRQEGQGRTLDISVGGCKVESDMKVAQGARFECRLHVPGLDWPLRIDEVTVRWVDGNSFGVAFSRIDPAEFAKLKMVLTNLEQEE from the coding sequence TTGAAAAAACTTGGTTCTCTCTTTAAGTCCGAATCCACTGAGCAGACTCCGCCCAAAACTCTGCCGGAGGAACGCAGGATCCAGCCGCGATTCACCGCGCAGTTCCGCAGCACCTTTTCTGGGCAAAGGCAGGAAGGGCAGGGACGCACGCTGGATATTTCTGTCGGCGGTTGCAAAGTTGAAAGCGATATGAAAGTGGCACAGGGAGCAAGATTTGAATGCCGGCTCCACGTTCCCGGGCTTGATTGGCCGTTGCGGATTGACGAAGTCACTGTACGATGGGTTGATGGAAATAGCTTTGGCGTCGCATTCTCGCGCATTGATCCAGCCGAGTTTGCGAAGCTCAAAATGGTTCTCACTAACCTTGAGCAAGAAGAGTAG
- a CDS encoding sigma-70 family RNA polymerase sigma factor — MKEELRVEEIQKTFVPDVDADDAKASGMLGMIGRGEAEDSGSDEKPQPVMRTSQGASPFLLEALYFRSFGERGLLTREEEIVIAKRVDQGTRRIRIALRQAIKTLLKSKRSSVVAETFQVLQVVRRLSGLSATALDNAEKALVAVLKPLDADSKPAVATAKQLNAVLDEIRSARIILEQGKDELVRCNLRLVVDVAKHYTGRGLSLLDLVQEGNIGLMKAAERYQYRKGFKFSTYATWWIRQGITRALADQSRTIRIPVHQTEASHRILRVMRRLGQQFGRPARLEEIAHVLRMRPERLRETVLAFQEPVALETPIGDGDTQFGDMIPDQQAVPPDAHVHRSELTQHLDRILSTLTPREQTVIRLRFGIGYDEASTLEQVGQSLSVTRERIRQIEAKALKKLKTPQIKELFAAIK; from the coding sequence ATGAAAGAAGAACTTCGAGTCGAGGAGATACAGAAAACATTCGTCCCGGATGTCGATGCCGATGACGCGAAGGCAAGCGGCATGTTGGGAATGATCGGTCGGGGAGAGGCTGAGGATTCCGGCTCGGATGAGAAACCCCAGCCGGTCATGCGCACAAGTCAGGGGGCCAGTCCGTTCCTCTTGGAAGCCTTGTATTTCCGTTCATTCGGCGAACGCGGGCTCTTGACGCGAGAAGAAGAGATCGTGATTGCCAAGCGCGTAGACCAAGGGACAAGACGCATTCGCATCGCTCTCCGTCAAGCCATAAAGACCCTTCTCAAATCCAAACGGTCATCGGTTGTGGCCGAAACATTTCAGGTGCTCCAAGTCGTGAGACGATTGAGCGGGCTTTCGGCCACCGCATTGGACAACGCGGAAAAGGCGTTGGTTGCCGTTCTGAAACCATTGGATGCTGACTCCAAACCAGCGGTAGCGACCGCAAAGCAACTCAACGCAGTGCTTGATGAAATCCGATCCGCCAGAATCATCCTGGAGCAAGGAAAGGATGAGCTTGTACGGTGCAATCTGCGCCTAGTGGTGGATGTCGCCAAGCATTACACAGGGCGGGGATTGAGCCTCCTGGATCTTGTCCAGGAGGGCAACATCGGCCTCATGAAAGCCGCTGAACGATATCAGTATCGGAAAGGCTTCAAATTCAGCACGTACGCGACATGGTGGATTCGGCAAGGCATCACACGGGCGCTGGCGGACCAATCGCGGACGATTCGCATTCCAGTCCACCAAACGGAAGCCTCGCACCGTATCCTGCGTGTGATGCGAAGACTGGGGCAGCAGTTCGGACGACCGGCTCGATTGGAAGAGATTGCTCATGTGCTGCGCATGAGACCGGAAAGGCTTCGCGAGACCGTCTTGGCGTTTCAGGAGCCGGTGGCATTGGAGACTCCGATCGGTGACGGAGACACCCAGTTCGGAGATATGATCCCCGACCAACAAGCCGTACCACCTGACGCGCATGTTCACCGGAGTGAGTTGACTCAACACTTGGATCGCATCCTCAGCACGCTCACTCCGCGAGAACAAACAGTCATCCGGCTTCGCTTCGGGATCGGCTACGATGAAGCCAGCACACTGGAGCAGGTCGGCCAAAGCTTGTCCGTCACGCGCGAGCGTATCCGCCAAATCGAAGCGAAAGCACTCAAGAAGCTGAAGACCCCTCAGATCAAGGAACTCTTCGCAGCTATCAAGTAG
- a CDS encoding slipin family protein, which produces MSLLMPLVLLGLVLYASFKRVMEYERLVVFVLGKFQTVKGPGIRLVIPVLQQMVRVNLQTVTMEVPSQDVITRDNISVKVNAVIFLRVVDPQRAVLAVQDYLYSTSQVAQTTLRSVLGQSQFDDLLSKRDDINAELQRIIDQQTEPWGVKVAAVEVKNVDIPQDMQRAIARQAEAERERRAKIIHAEGEFQAAQKLAEAANVISQNPAALQLRYLQTLVEIAAEKNSTTIFPIPIDTLAPFIKGLLPK; this is translated from the coding sequence ATGTCATTGCTCATGCCGTTGGTCCTCCTGGGACTCGTGCTCTATGCCAGTTTCAAGCGCGTCATGGAGTACGAACGACTCGTGGTGTTTGTTCTTGGCAAGTTTCAGACGGTGAAGGGGCCCGGCATTCGGTTAGTCATCCCGGTACTCCAGCAGATGGTGCGTGTCAATCTCCAAACCGTCACGATGGAGGTTCCCTCGCAGGACGTCATCACGCGAGACAACATCTCCGTGAAAGTGAACGCCGTCATTTTTCTCAGAGTGGTTGATCCTCAGCGCGCGGTGCTGGCCGTTCAAGATTACCTCTACTCGACTTCGCAGGTAGCTCAGACCACCCTCCGCAGTGTACTTGGTCAGAGCCAGTTCGACGACCTCCTGTCCAAGCGCGACGACATCAACGCCGAGCTGCAGCGGATTATCGATCAGCAGACCGAACCATGGGGAGTCAAAGTCGCCGCGGTCGAGGTGAAGAATGTGGATATTCCTCAAGACATGCAACGTGCGATTGCCCGGCAAGCCGAGGCGGAACGGGAACGGCGCGCTAAAATCATTCACGCTGAGGGCGAATTTCAAGCCGCGCAGAAACTCGCTGAGGCCGCCAACGTCATCAGTCAAAATCCCGCTGCCCTCCAACTTCGTTATCTCCAGACGCTCGTCGAGATTGCGGCGGAGAAGAACTCGACTACGATTTTCCCGATTCCAATCGATACCCTTGCACCATTCATAAAGGGACTGCTCCCCAAATAG
- a CDS encoding SDR family oxidoreductase, whose translation MNRLEGKVAVVTGGNAGIGEAIAKRFADEGASVVVTGRRQQELDRVAAVIRLNKGKVLGVAGSVTDEAHAQDVVRRTIDSFGRIDILVNNAGIGAFGKRLHETDDASWADVLAVNLTGVFRMTRAVIPQMLKQGQGSIVNISSIASLVGLSGLAAYATSKGGLDSLTRALAVEYANEGIRCNVVNPGLIDTPMAAPLMANPDMLQPILAQYAIRRPGTPEEVANMVLYLASDEAAWVTGATFPIDGGMTVYKG comes from the coding sequence ATGAATAGGTTGGAAGGCAAGGTTGCCGTGGTGACCGGAGGAAACGCCGGGATCGGCGAAGCCATCGCCAAGCGTTTTGCCGATGAAGGGGCGTCGGTGGTTGTGACAGGACGCCGGCAACAGGAATTGGATCGTGTCGCGGCTGTGATCCGACTCAACAAGGGAAAAGTTCTTGGAGTCGCTGGTTCAGTCACGGATGAAGCTCATGCACAGGATGTCGTTCGTCGAACGATCGATAGTTTTGGAAGGATCGATATCCTCGTCAATAATGCGGGTATCGGTGCCTTCGGGAAACGGCTTCACGAAACCGATGATGCCAGCTGGGCAGATGTGCTCGCCGTCAACTTGACGGGGGTCTTCCGCATGACTCGAGCCGTCATCCCCCAGATGTTGAAGCAAGGGCAGGGGTCGATCGTCAATATTTCGTCGATCGCCAGTCTGGTCGGTCTTTCCGGCTTAGCTGCCTACGCGACATCCAAGGGAGGGCTTGACTCCTTGACGCGTGCGCTGGCAGTCGAATATGCCAACGAAGGCATTCGTTGTAATGTCGTGAACCCAGGTCTCATCGATACACCCATGGCGGCCCCCTTGATGGCAAATCCCGACATGCTCCAACCCATTCTCGCTCAATATGCGATTCGTCGTCCTGGGACGCCCGAAGAGGTGGCGAATATGGTTCTGTATCTCGCGTCTGATGAAGCGGCCTGGGTGACCGGGGCGACCTTCCCTATCGATGGGGGCATGACCGTCTACAAGGGGTAA